A genome region from Arachis duranensis cultivar V14167 chromosome 8, aradu.V14167.gnm2.J7QH, whole genome shotgun sequence includes the following:
- the LOC107461936 gene encoding uncharacterized protein LOC107461936 encodes MRLERLPDVESDFGDRDSQDTASLTEFQVGQQFQNKEEVVLCVKTYSIYHRVEYKVMESDHDTYYDKCKEFGNSCRRDHRKLDYHVIFAFILPMIKADAAVSIKVLQNATEAHFGFRLTYRRVWLAKQKAVVQKYGNWEEAYNELPRWVLSVKIMMPGSIEVLKTSPMQVGDQDPFVRKIWKTLLVAIAHDGNSNTVHIAFFLVGGENAESWSFFLSHLLQHMTPQQSILVISDRNNGIKAALEVLDGGWVPPAAYRAFRIKHVAANFTLSFKGKDAMRLLVNAAYAKIEVDFDYWFDILRTEDLTMCDWANMMEYDKWT; translated from the exons ATGAGACTAGAGAGGTTACCGGATGTAGAATCTGATTTTGGCGATAGAGATTCACAGGACACCGCAAGTCTAACTGAGTTCCAAGTCGGTCAACAGTTTCAGAATAAAGAGGAAGTCGTCTTATGTGTGAAGACTTATAGCATCTACCATAGGGTTGAGTACAAAGTGATGGAATCGGACCATGATACGTACTACGACAAGTGTAAGGAGTTTGGAAATAGTTGCAGACG TGATCACAGGAAGCTTGACTATCATGTGATATTTGCTTTCATCCTTCCTATGATCAAAGCTGATGCGGCTGTGTCAATCAAGGTTCTGCAGAATGCGACGGAGGCACATTTTGGGTTCAGACTTACGTACAGAAGGGTGTGGTTGGCTAAGCAAAAGGCCGTTGTGCAAAAATATGGGAATTGGGAGGAGGCCTACAATGAGTTGCCAAGATGGGTGCTCAGTGTGAAAATAATGATGCCAGGCAGTATTGAAGTTCTGAAGACGAGTCCTATGCAAGTTGGAGACCAG GACCCATTTGTACGGAAAATATGGAAAACTTTGCTGGTTGCGATAGCTCACGATGGAAATTCTAATACCGTTCATATTGCTTTTTTCCTAGTGGGGGGTGAAAATGCGGAGTCATGGTCTTTTTTCTTGTCTCACTTACTGCAACACATGACTCCTCAGCAGAGCATTCTCGTGATCTCTGATAGGAACAATGGGATCAAGGCCGCATTGGAGGTACTTGATGGTGGATGGGTTCCACCTGCTGCTTATCGTGCATTCCGTATTAAGCACGTTGCAGCGAATTTCACGTTGAGTTTCAAGGGAAAGGATGCCATGAGGCTTTTAGTCAACGCTGCTTATGCGAAGATTGAGGTCGATTTTGATTATTGGTTTGACATCCTCCGAACTGAAGACCTAACAATGTGTGACTGGGCCAACATGATGGAGTATGACAAGTGGACTTAG
- the LOC107462055 gene encoding peroxisome biogenesis protein 22: MATGEGDTPKQELFHLIKRFGAYVTLKISNLFSISLHNLDSRSIGAVAGLAVAIVFTWRMLRSPSGSQRRQQKRQGASSSNSGVGAHSNASVAPPEVCSPSDDSRAQNVVDEFFQPVKPTLGQIVRQKLSEGRKVTCRLLGVILEESSPEELQKQATVKSSVLEVLLEITKFCDLYLMELVLDDESEKRVLVALEEAGVFTSGGLVKDKVLFCSTENGRSSFVRQLEPDWHIDTNPEIINQLARFIKYQLHVSPSRTERTAANVFSAPSLEQFFGSI, encoded by the exons ATGGCAACGGGTGAAGGTGACACCCCAAAACAAGAGCTTTTCCACCTTATCAAACGCTTCGGTGCTTATGTCACTCTCAAGATCTCCAACCTCTTCTCCATCTCCCTCCACAACCTC GATTCACGCTCTATTGGGGCTGTAGCTGGTCTTGCTGTTGCCATTGTTTTTACATGGAGGATGTTGAGATCACCTTCTGGATCTCAACGCAGGCAACAAAAACGGCAAGGTGCTTCATCTAGTAATTCTGGAGTTGGTGCACATTCTAATGCCTCGGTAGCTCCTCCTGAAGTTTGTTCACCCTCAGATGATTCAAGGGCACAAAATGTTGTCGATGAGTTCTTTCAGCCAGTCAAG CCAACTTTGGGGCAGATAGTTAGACAGAAATTAAGTGAAGGAAGAAAG GTAACTTGTCGACTTCTTGGAGTGATCCTTGAGGAAAGTAGTCCAGAGGAGCTTCAG AAACAAGCAACTGTGAAGTCCTCTGTGCTGGAAGTGTTGTTggaaataacaaaattttgcGATTTATATCTCATGGAACTAGTTTTGGATGATGAAAGCGAG AAGAGAGTACTTGTTGCATTAGAAGAAGCTGGGGTATTCACTTCTGGTGGTTTGGTTAAGGACAAG GTTCTCTTCTGTAGCACAGAAAATGGACGATCATCGTTTGTTCGGCAATTGGAACCGGATTGGCATATTGACACGAATCCAGAAATCATCAATCAGCTAGCT AGGTTTATCAAGTATCAACTTCATGTATCGCCCTCTAGGACCGAACGAACAGCAGCCAATGTGTTCAGTGCTCCTTCCCTGGAACAGTTCTTTGGATCCATATAA
- the LOC127741139 gene encoding cyclin-U1-1-like has protein sequence MLTGGEYSNHSRQLQPETCQTELNLPRVLCVLSSTLEKLVARNEKLVHELSQEVDGSIRIGKSLNAFHGVRAPSISIPKYLERIYKYTNCSPSCFVVGYVYIDRLTHLHPDSLVISLNIHRLLVTSVMIASKMLDDEHYNNAVYARVGGVSNAELNKLELELLFLLDFGVMVSSRVFESYCLHLEKEMVVNGTGLIKVERALASPKAMLMDEHDHNHLNHEPEILVEDNNNSNQSSPLPQILDSELTFS, from the exons ATGTTAACAGGGGGCGAATACTCAAACCACAGCCGGCAGCTTCAGCCGGAGACATGCCAGACCGAGCTAAACCTGCCCAGAGTACTGTGCGTCCTGTCTTCGACGTTAGAGAAGCTGGTGGCTCGAAACGAAAAGCTGGTGCATGAACTGAGCCAGGAGGTAGATGGCTCCATAAGAATAGGGAAGAGCTTGAATGCATTCCATGGTGTAAGGGCCCCAAGCATAAGCATACCAAAGTACTTAGAGAGGATATACAAGTACACTAATTGCAGCCCTTCTTGTTTTGTGGTTGGCTATGTCTACATTGATAGGCTCACACACCTGCACCCTGATTCTCTTGTTatatccttgaacatccacagATTGCTAGTTACCAGTGTCATGATTGCTTCCAAGATGCTCGATGATGA GCATTACAACAATGCAGTATATGCAAGAGTAGGAGGAGTAAGCAATGCAGAATTAAACAAGCTTGAATTGGAGCTACTCTTTCTCTTGGATTTTGGAGTGATGGTAAGCTCAAGAGTATTTGAGAGCTATTGCTTGCACTTGGAGAAAGAGATGGTGGTCAATGGCACTGGCCTCATCAAGGTTGAAAGGGCATTGGCATCACCAAAGGCTATGCTAATGGATGAACATGACCATAACCATCTTAACCATGAGCCTGAAATATTAGTTGAAGataacaacaacagcaaccaaaGTTCTCCTCTACCTCAAATTCTGGATAGTGAACTCACTTTTTCTTAG
- the LOC107462059 gene encoding uncharacterized protein LOC107462059 translates to MFGGLAVPANSPHLRKSGSRAVVSDLDEHEVENGAEEGFLYSGEVNDSKGGVAPISASGIMPSPIFLWRFKVFLFLVWAFICCKIGWDSVMRMSADKRDLFLYEAFLYFNPLLLAALMVWLWGINLWFFAQAGVNYARIFDLDQNYLTHREIWKCATWMTIIVPTSMTAYIYLYSHGEVSYAASQPVLLYAGVVLLLIFPFDIFYFSTRYYFLRTCWHIVFPLQAISFSDFFLADIFTSMAKVFSDLERSVCRMVHRQVATIAWLEADSVCGSHSVAIPLVLVLPYLFRLNQCLRQYKDTGEKTCLLNALKYSTAVPVIFLSALKYHVFPDKWTNFYRPLWLLSSVVNSSYSFYWDVNRDWDLSGLTRIFKFSKPHTLSHLLHGRRWVYFWVIGSNLVLRCTWTYKLSAHLRHNYLTVFTIAALEIFRRFQWVFFRVENELSKMNAKSHVQVTDISNEEEKLLHSNHNV, encoded by the exons GTGAACGATTCCAAGGGTGGCGTGGCACCAATTAGTGCCTCTGGGATAATGCCCTCGCCTATTTTCCTGTGGAGATTCAAG GTATTCTTGTTCCTTGTTTGGGCGTTCATCTGTTGCAAG ATTGGATGGGATTCTGTCATGAGAATGAGTGCTGACAAGCGGGATCTGTTTCTATATGAggcatttttgtattttaaccCGCTTCTTCTTGCG GCTTTAATGGTTTGGCTTTGGGGAATCAACTTATGGTTTTTTGCTCAGGCTGGTGTCAATTATGCAAGAATATTTGATCTCGATCAAAATTACCTTACTCACAGAGAAATATGGAAG TGTGCCACATGGATGACGATTATTGTTCCAACCAGTATGACGGcatatatttatctttattctCATGGAGAAGTTTCATATGCTGCCTCACAACCA GTGCTCCTATATGCTGGTGTTGTATTGTTGTTGATATTCCCCTttgatatcttttatttttcaactcgATATTACTTCTTAAGGACATGCTGGCATATAGTTTTCCCATTGCAG GCAATATCATTCTCTGATTTCTTCTTGGCTGATATTTTCACTTCCATGGCAAAG GTTTTTTCTGATCTGGAGCGTTCTGTATGTAGGATGGTACATCGGCAG GTTGCCACAATTGCTTGGTTGGAAGCTGATTCTGTGTGTGGCAGTCACTCTGTTGCAATCCCTTTAGTGCTTGTCTTGCCTTATCTTTTCCGTCTAAACCAATGTCTCCGTCAGTACAAAGATACCGGGGAGAAAACTTGTCTTTTGAATG CTTTAAAATATTCAACCGCAGTGCCAGTTATCTTTCTCTCGGCCCTTAAATATCACGTCTTCCCTGATAAGTGGACAAACTTTTATAGGCCTCTCTGGCTTCTGTCAAGTGTTGTGAACTCATCGTACTCTTTCTACTGGGATGTGAATAGAGATTGGGACCTAAG TGGCCTCACTCGAATATTCAAGTTCAGCAAGCCACATACACTCTCACATCTATTACATGGAAGGAGATGG GTTTACTTTTGGGTAATTGGAAGCAACCTAGTCCTTCGTTGCACGTGGACATACAAGCTTTCTGCACATCTTCGCCATAATTACCTGACAGTGTTCACCATTGCAGCCTTAGAAATTTTCCGCCGCTTCCAGTGGGTCTTTTTCCGTGTCGAAAATGAGTTGAGCAAGATGAATGCCAAATCACACGTACAGGTCACAGACATCTCAAACGAGGAAGAGAAATTGCTTCATTCCAACCACAATGTATAG